The Devosia sp. MC521 genome has a segment encoding these proteins:
- a CDS encoding site-specific integrase, producing the protein MPRKRKPYTLREKNRHGSYVWYFRRGKGKRVRLPGEYESPEWRAAYEAALGGVEPPKPMASGTFKWLVERYMESAKWASLATGTQRFRRQVLMRVAETGGHIRISQITRRIIADGRDRRAKTPAAAVNYLKVMNQIFAFAIDAGYMTDNPAKGIEKPRVRTTGHHPWSIDEVHRYQAKWPTGTQQRLALDVLLYTGFRRGDAVLFGKQHVRNEVITLRNEKTGTEVIVPLLSPLRRSIDATKTGDLVFLCTSHGQPWKKESFGNWFREQCEAAGVPGRAHGLRKAGATIAAENGATDLQLMAIFGWTTAAQAGLYTKSANRAKLAEQGAALLVIDEHEPGTSIPAPSNPVRGKSGKTQK; encoded by the coding sequence ATGCCTCGCAAGCGCAAGCCCTATACCCTGAGAGAAAAGAACCGGCACGGGAGTTACGTCTGGTATTTTCGCCGCGGCAAGGGCAAGCGTGTGCGCCTACCTGGGGAGTATGAAAGCCCAGAATGGCGAGCTGCTTATGAAGCTGCTCTAGGCGGCGTTGAGCCTCCCAAGCCAATGGCGAGCGGGACCTTCAAGTGGCTCGTTGAGCGATACATGGAAAGCGCGAAGTGGGCCTCACTTGCCACTGGCACGCAGCGCTTCCGTCGCCAAGTGCTGATGCGTGTTGCTGAGACAGGCGGGCATATCCGCATCAGCCAGATTACCCGGCGCATCATTGCAGATGGTCGAGACCGTCGCGCCAAGACGCCGGCCGCAGCGGTAAACTACCTCAAGGTCATGAACCAGATTTTCGCTTTCGCGATTGATGCTGGCTATATGACTGACAATCCAGCCAAAGGCATCGAGAAACCACGTGTTCGCACAACCGGCCATCACCCGTGGTCGATCGATGAAGTGCACCGGTATCAAGCGAAGTGGCCGACTGGCACGCAGCAACGGCTTGCTCTCGACGTGTTGCTCTACACGGGATTTCGCCGCGGTGACGCCGTTCTGTTCGGCAAGCAGCATGTACGCAATGAGGTGATTACCCTTCGCAACGAGAAGACCGGAACGGAAGTCATCGTGCCGCTGCTGTCACCTCTTCGGCGCTCGATAGACGCGACGAAGACAGGCGACCTCGTGTTCCTTTGCACGAGCCACGGACAACCATGGAAGAAAGAGAGCTTTGGGAATTGGTTCAGGGAGCAATGTGAGGCCGCGGGGGTTCCGGGGCGCGCTCACGGACTGCGCAAGGCAGGCGCCACAATCGCGGCAGAAAACGGCGCAACTGATCTGCAGCTAATGGCCATCTTTGGCTGGACCACCGCGGCACAGGCCGGGCTCTACACCAAGTCTGCGAACCGGGCAAAACTGGCGGAGCAAGGAGCAGCACTGCTGGTGATAGACGAGCATGAACCGGGAACGTCTATCCCCGCACCTAGCAATCCGGTGCGGGGAAAATCGGGAAAAACCCAGAAATAA
- a CDS encoding ABC transporter permease yields MRRTFILLVSLFIAAIVLFVLLRLLPGDPANALLGVGATPAQIEAARAQVGSDQSLYVQFGSYLQSLIRFDLGNSFVSKASVLEEIGNRMSVTLPLALLGFVLSILIAVPLGIVSAVKADKWYGWLISVVSQLGIAIPVFWVGILLVTLFAINLRWLPSGGFPLKGWANFSDAAIGMILPAVTIGLVMGASLLRYVRAATLDVLGSDYLRTARAMGAGFTEALLKHGLRNGAVPVISILGIELATTFLGAVVIEKVFSLPGMGSMLLLAIQQRDYPNVQGVLIISTLLVLLIGFAADILQRVVDPRLRTKSRVQA; encoded by the coding sequence ATCCGACGCACGTTCATCTTGTTGGTATCGCTGTTTATTGCGGCGATTGTGCTCTTTGTCCTTTTGCGTTTGCTACCCGGCGACCCAGCCAATGCGCTGCTTGGTGTCGGAGCAACTCCAGCACAAATTGAAGCGGCGCGCGCGCAGGTTGGTTCTGACCAGTCGCTTTACGTGCAATTTGGCAGCTATCTGCAAAGCCTCATCCGTTTTGACCTCGGCAATAGCTTTGTCAGCAAAGCCTCGGTGCTTGAGGAAATCGGCAACCGCATGTCGGTGACGCTGCCACTGGCGCTGCTGGGATTTGTCCTTTCTATTTTGATTGCTGTCCCACTTGGCATCGTCTCTGCGGTGAAAGCGGACAAATGGTATGGCTGGTTGATCTCGGTGGTTTCCCAATTGGGTATTGCCATCCCGGTGTTCTGGGTGGGGATTTTGCTGGTGACGCTGTTTGCCATCAATTTGCGCTGGCTCCCCTCTGGCGGGTTCCCGCTCAAGGGATGGGCTAATTTCTCTGACGCTGCGATTGGCATGATCCTACCGGCGGTGACCATTGGGCTGGTGATGGGCGCTTCGCTGTTGCGCTATGTTCGAGCAGCAACACTGGACGTTCTGGGCAGTGACTATCTGCGGACGGCCCGCGCTATGGGCGCAGGCTTTACCGAAGCTCTGCTCAAGCATGGTCTACGCAATGGCGCTGTGCCGGTGATTTCTATTTTGGGCATTGAGTTGGCGACGACATTTCTTGGCGCCGTGGTGATCGAGAAGGTGTTTAGCCTGCCGGGCATGGGCTCGATGCTGCTGCTGGCGATCCAACAGCGCGACTACCCCAATGTGCAGGGTGTCCTCATTATCTCTACCCTTCTCGTCCTGCTGATCGGCTTTGCTGCGGACATTTTGCAACGTGTTGTCGATCCGCGTCTGCGGACAAAATCGCGGGTGCAAGCATGA
- a CDS encoding MFS transporter, with protein MRADSAHVFSSPYSSARQSLTVGVLAFAGMGASFMQTILIPIQSKLPELLNAPAEDTAWVITATLLAASVSTPIVGKLGDMFGKRTVALILMAILTLGSLVCAMSQGLIPMILGRTLQGMGMGVIPLGISLLRDIVDTRRLGSSIALVSATLGVGGAIGLPVSALVTENLDWHMLFILAAGLATLAFALIWAIVPKTGVKSGGRVDVVGVIGLAIGLTGLLLAISRGNTWGWGAMPTLLCFGVGLVALALWTIYELRISNPLVDLRVSVKPAVLTTNLASVAMGFALFSSSIAFPQLLQFPAALGGMGIDLLSASLMLMPAGLAMLAMSPISGLIARSVGARPLLVAGASVIAVAYLFCVLVPLQAIYIPIVNVVIGIGIGLGYAAMPALIMDAVPRSETAAANGLNTLMRSFGTTVAAALVGSILASTASADHSAGFHSVFVMGLVAAVVCAVLAMLIPRSTTA; from the coding sequence GTGCGAGCCGACTCCGCTCATGTTTTTTCTTCACCCTATAGCAGCGCAAGACAAAGCCTCACCGTAGGCGTTCTTGCCTTTGCGGGCATGGGCGCGTCTTTCATGCAGACGATCCTCATTCCAATTCAGAGCAAGTTGCCTGAATTGCTCAATGCGCCGGCAGAAGACACCGCTTGGGTGATCACAGCCACTCTCTTGGCCGCCTCGGTCTCAACCCCGATTGTGGGCAAGCTTGGCGACATGTTCGGCAAGCGTACTGTCGCGCTGATCCTGATGGCTATTCTGACCCTGGGCTCGCTAGTCTGCGCCATGTCTCAAGGCCTCATACCCATGATCCTTGGCCGCACGCTTCAGGGCATGGGCATGGGTGTTATCCCTCTCGGCATTTCCCTTCTGCGCGACATTGTCGATACGCGGCGCTTGGGCAGTTCCATTGCTTTGGTCAGTGCGACGCTCGGCGTTGGCGGTGCCATCGGCTTGCCGGTCAGCGCTCTGGTGACCGAAAATCTTGATTGGCACATGCTGTTCATTTTGGCGGCGGGTCTCGCCACACTCGCCTTTGCGCTGATCTGGGCAATCGTGCCAAAGACCGGCGTCAAGAGCGGTGGACGCGTTGACGTGGTTGGTGTCATCGGTCTCGCCATTGGTCTTACTGGGCTGCTGCTTGCGATCTCCCGCGGCAACACTTGGGGCTGGGGCGCTATGCCGACCTTGCTGTGCTTTGGCGTCGGCCTTGTCGCTTTGGCGCTATGGACCATCTACGAATTGCGCATTTCCAACCCATTGGTCGACCTGCGCGTGAGCGTTAAGCCTGCCGTTCTCACTACCAATCTTGCGTCAGTGGCCATGGGCTTTGCCCTGTTCTCTTCCAGCATCGCCTTCCCACAATTGCTGCAGTTTCCTGCCGCCTTGGGCGGAATGGGGATCGATCTTCTCTCCGCCAGCCTGATGCTCATGCCTGCCGGCTTGGCCATGCTGGCCATGTCGCCGATTTCCGGTCTTATTGCCCGCAGTGTGGGTGCGCGCCCGCTTCTCGTGGCTGGCGCTTCAGTGATCGCGGTGGCCTATCTCTTCTGCGTTCTTGTGCCTCTGCAAGCCATCTACATCCCGATCGTGAATGTGGTCATCGGCATCGGCATCGGCCTTGGCTACGCAGCAATGCCCGCGCTGATAATGGATGCGGTCCCGCGCAGTGAAACCGCTGCCGCCAACGGCCTGAATACGCTCATGCGCTCGTTCGGCACCACCGTAGCCGCAGCACTGGTAGGCTCGATCCTTGCGAGCACAGCCAGTGCTGATCATAGCGCCGGGTTCCACTCCGTCTTCGTCATGGGGCTGGTCGCTGCCGTGGTATGCGCAGTCCTCGCTATGCTGATCCCGCGCAGCACAACGGCATAA
- a CDS encoding ABC transporter substrate-binding protein, with protein sequence MTAALLAGVSTATTAWAQSYNPDASIRIGSLYEPQNLDNTAGAGQGINEAFNGNVYEALYQLTDAGTVDAKLVESHEVSEDGLTHTFKLKSGVTFHSGDPLTAADVKNSIERVTAEASKSSRKNSLKTITAIDAPDDQTVVITLSARSVNLPYNLSYVWIVNDAAGDITAAADGTGPYKLGEWRRGSALALTRNDAYWGEAPKNAEVIYTYFTDATALNNALLTNAVDVVTSVQSPDSLQQFADNPAYTVTEGASTTKALLAYNDRVAPFDNVKVRKALARATDKARLLNSIWGDYGTLIGSFVPPTDPWYVDLTGVDAYDVESAKALLAEAGYPDGFEFTIDTPDYDPHPIIAQFLQTEYAKIGVKVNINIITSNEWYTKIYQAKDFQATLQEHVNHRDIVFYGNPDFYWGYNNPAVVELIAGAEAAADETEQVAKLTEANKIIAEDAASNWLYLYPQIVVSAANVTGYPVNGLNSQFPAYGIEKTE encoded by the coding sequence ATCACCGCCGCTCTCCTCGCTGGCGTCTCCACCGCCACGACCGCTTGGGCGCAGTCTTATAACCCAGATGCGTCCATCCGCATTGGTTCGCTCTATGAGCCGCAGAACCTCGACAATACCGCAGGCGCTGGCCAGGGCATCAACGAAGCTTTCAACGGCAACGTTTATGAAGCTCTGTACCAACTGACCGACGCAGGCACTGTCGACGCCAAGCTGGTTGAGAGCCACGAAGTCAGCGAAGACGGTCTCACCCACACCTTCAAGCTTAAGTCTGGTGTGACCTTCCACTCGGGCGATCCGCTGACCGCTGCTGACGTGAAGAACTCGATCGAGCGCGTTACCGCAGAGGCTTCCAAGAGCTCGCGTAAGAACAGCCTCAAGACCATCACCGCAATCGACGCGCCAGATGATCAGACCGTGGTCATCACCCTGTCCGCACGTTCGGTGAACCTGCCGTACAATCTCTCTTATGTATGGATCGTCAACGACGCTGCTGGTGACATCACTGCTGCGGCCGACGGCACTGGCCCATACAAGCTTGGCGAATGGCGCCGTGGTTCGGCGCTGGCGCTGACCCGCAACGATGCCTATTGGGGCGAAGCGCCAAAGAACGCTGAAGTGATCTATACCTATTTCACGGATGCCACTGCGCTCAACAACGCACTTTTGACCAATGCGGTCGACGTTGTGACCTCGGTACAGAGCCCGGATTCGCTGCAGCAGTTCGCTGACAATCCGGCCTACACCGTGACCGAAGGCGCTTCGACCACCAAGGCGCTGCTGGCTTACAACGACCGCGTTGCACCGTTTGATAACGTCAAGGTTCGCAAGGCTCTGGCCCGCGCAACCGACAAGGCGCGCCTCTTGAACTCCATCTGGGGTGACTATGGCACGCTGATCGGCTCGTTCGTCCCACCCACCGATCCTTGGTATGTAGACCTGACCGGCGTCGATGCCTATGACGTTGAAAGCGCAAAGGCTCTGCTGGCGGAAGCTGGCTATCCAGATGGCTTTGAATTCACCATCGACACCCCAGACTACGATCCGCATCCGATCATCGCGCAGTTCCTGCAGACGGAATATGCCAAGATCGGCGTGAAGGTGAACATCAACATCATCACCTCCAACGAATGGTACACCAAGATCTACCAAGCGAAGGATTTCCAGGCGACCCTGCAGGAACACGTCAATCACCGCGATATCGTGTTCTACGGCAACCCAGACTTCTACTGGGGCTACAACAACCCAGCGGTTGTTGAGCTGATTGCTGGTGCGGAAGCTGCGGCCGACGAAACCGAACAGGTGGCTAAGCTCACCGAAGCCAACAAGATCATTGCGGAAGATGCAGCCAGCAACTGGCTCTACCTCTACCCACAGATCGTGGTTTCGGCCGCAAATGTCACCGGCTACCCAGTCAATGGCCTGAACTCGCAGTTCCCAGCCTATGGCATCGAAAAGACTGAATAA
- a CDS encoding FAD-dependent oxidoreductase — protein MRVLIVGAGIAGLSLAWRLRKRGVEVTLFDQGPIPNPISSSFDEHRITRHTYTGMPGYTALMPRTFELYDELWADIGATHIHKTPAIYVSRTDADIYTSTATALDAVGIKHRPLTLTELEQRLPFLNMKGAVSAYEADGAGLLYADRIVTDLAKWLDANGADLRPNTRVTKVDAIAGTVEADGQIITGDMVVVCAGAWISDLLPGYANIAEASRQMVLYLEPPAQYADAWNNAPVVIDHLDDKLAYILPPKDGTRLKIGDHFFSRIGHGSDNRIATAEDYKPVQDALSRVFKDASQYTELERKICYYTVTEEERFRVEPLDAKGWVVSACSGHGFKLGVMVGETVCRAILGDIAAETATQMLAGRTVL, from the coding sequence ATGAGAGTTTTGATCGTTGGTGCAGGAATCGCAGGCCTTAGCTTGGCATGGCGGTTACGCAAGCGCGGGGTAGAGGTCACGCTGTTCGATCAGGGCCCCATCCCGAACCCAATCTCATCGTCCTTCGATGAGCATAGGATCACGCGTCACACCTATACGGGAATGCCGGGGTACACCGCGCTCATGCCGCGGACTTTTGAGCTCTATGACGAACTCTGGGCCGACATTGGCGCGACCCATATCCATAAGACCCCGGCGATCTATGTCTCCCGCACTGACGCGGACATATACACCAGCACCGCCACGGCTTTGGATGCGGTGGGCATCAAGCATCGTCCGCTCACACTCACCGAGCTCGAGCAGCGTCTTCCCTTCCTCAATATGAAGGGCGCTGTCAGCGCTTATGAAGCGGATGGGGCAGGGCTCCTCTATGCAGATCGCATTGTCACCGATCTTGCGAAATGGCTCGATGCAAATGGGGCCGATCTTCGCCCCAACACGCGCGTCACCAAGGTTGATGCCATAGCGGGAACGGTCGAGGCCGACGGTCAGATCATTACCGGCGATATGGTCGTGGTCTGCGCCGGCGCCTGGATCAGCGATCTCTTGCCCGGTTATGCCAACATTGCCGAGGCCTCTCGCCAGATGGTGCTCTATCTCGAGCCGCCCGCTCAATATGCCGATGCTTGGAACAACGCGCCGGTTGTCATCGACCATCTGGACGACAAGCTCGCCTATATCCTGCCGCCCAAAGACGGTACGCGCCTCAAGATTGGTGACCACTTTTTCTCGCGCATTGGCCACGGTTCGGACAATCGCATCGCGACTGCAGAGGACTACAAGCCGGTGCAGGATGCCTTGAGTCGAGTTTTTAAGGATGCGTCCCAGTACACTGAATTAGAACGCAAAATTTGCTATTACACCGTGACCGAAGAAGAGCGGTTCCGCGTCGAACCACTCGACGCCAAAGGCTGGGTTGTCAGCGCCTGTTCCGGCCACGGTTTTAAGCTCGGGGTCATGGTGGGCGAAACCGTCTGTCGCGCCATTCTCGGGGATATTGCCGCCGAAACCGCTACGCAGATGTTGGCCGGACGCACCGTGCTCTAG
- a CDS encoding HNH endonuclease, giving the protein MARSKRYEFSKGTKREARHRSRDLCEAVGEVYGLPPGQRCNAPLSAGVEYDHYPAPATDKGSDTLENCVATCKTCHRFKTSSFDVPMQAKAKRVSDKHLGIRPHSKWASRPLGSGNNQRSATRPLIRKSEQV; this is encoded by the coding sequence ATGGCTAGATCCAAACGCTACGAGTTCAGCAAAGGAACCAAGCGCGAAGCACGCCACCGCTCTCGGGATCTGTGTGAGGCTGTCGGTGAGGTCTATGGCCTTCCGCCAGGACAGCGATGCAATGCGCCACTAAGCGCGGGTGTTGAATACGATCACTACCCTGCCCCCGCAACTGACAAGGGTAGCGACACGCTGGAGAACTGCGTGGCTACCTGCAAAACCTGCCACCGCTTCAAAACGAGTTCGTTCGATGTGCCAATGCAAGCCAAGGCCAAGCGCGTCTCGGACAAGCATCTTGGCATTCGCCCACACTCCAAATGGGCTTCCCGCCCTCTTGGCAGCGGCAACAACCAACGCTCAGCAACCCGCCCTCTTATCAGGAAGAGTGAACAGGTATGA
- a CDS encoding TetR family transcriptional regulator gives MNLRERTAEIMRTETARAALDVLLAHGYDGMTADELAKAVGISRATFFRYFGSKDEVIIAAMLEADDFFERRFREFAADTEDGLWARMRRAFEPTVLAAETNSEKLRARTRLIQSQPMLGARLRRARLPQIERLAAVLEEEGLTDIQAHAMATAAIAVLDYCWSQWARDDEASLRSILDEAFRFMGR, from the coding sequence ATGAATTTGCGCGAACGCACCGCTGAAATCATGCGGACCGAAACGGCACGAGCGGCGCTCGATGTGCTCCTCGCGCATGGTTATGATGGCATGACGGCGGACGAACTCGCCAAGGCCGTTGGCATCTCGCGAGCGACGTTCTTCCGATATTTCGGATCTAAGGACGAAGTGATCATCGCTGCGATGCTGGAGGCTGACGACTTCTTTGAGCGCAGGTTCCGGGAATTTGCGGCGGACACGGAGGACGGTCTGTGGGCGCGGATGCGCCGGGCATTTGAACCCACTGTGCTGGCCGCAGAAACGAACAGCGAAAAATTGCGCGCACGCACGCGCCTTATTCAATCGCAGCCCATGCTAGGGGCTAGGTTGCGTCGGGCACGCCTGCCGCAGATTGAACGACTTGCAGCTGTACTGGAGGAAGAGGGCCTGACCGACATCCAAGCTCACGCCATGGCCACGGCGGCAATTGCCGTACTGGATTATTGCTGGTCGCAATGGGCGCGAGACGATGAGGCTTCGCTGCGGTCCATCCTCGACGAAGCATTCCGCTTTATGGGACGCTAA
- a CDS encoding rhodanese-like domain-containing protein produces MLAEVELGGTQTSSAPPAQADTVAVTSEMMVTAGALNELADYGVPATSVLFPAPYRGPTPAAHMRADVLTTPAIVDLLTGNDNWLLVDTSGGTATLPGAFAVVDAGRDGSLTDRFQGLIEDWLTEETGGDKSVPIIFFGAGMQDRSSYNAALRAGMAGWKAYWYRGGIEAWRSNGLPMAGQID; encoded by the coding sequence ATGCTCGCTGAGGTGGAACTGGGTGGAACGCAGACTTCCTCTGCACCACCGGCTCAGGCCGACACTGTTGCCGTGACCTCAGAGATGATGGTTACCGCGGGCGCGCTCAACGAGCTGGCCGATTATGGTGTCCCTGCAACCTCCGTCCTCTTCCCCGCGCCCTATCGCGGTCCAACACCCGCTGCTCACATGCGCGCCGATGTGTTGACGACCCCCGCCATCGTCGACCTACTGACCGGCAACGACAATTGGTTGTTGGTGGATACCAGTGGCGGCACAGCAACCTTGCCCGGCGCTTTTGCAGTGGTCGATGCCGGGCGCGACGGCAGCCTTACAGATAGATTTCAGGGGCTTATCGAAGACTGGCTGACCGAGGAGACCGGCGGCGACAAATCCGTCCCGATCATTTTCTTCGGCGCAGGCATGCAGGACCGCTCCTCCTACAATGCCGCTCTGCGGGCTGGCATGGCCGGCTGGAAGGCCTATTGGTACCGTGGCGGTATCGAGGCCTGGCGCTCCAACGGTCTGCCCATGGCCGGACAAATCGACTAG